ACAGCAACAAAATGGATTTCGTGAATAACGAGGAGGATTTTTCGAAACTGATTGAAAAACTCTCAACCCGGATTAGGGGGAAAGAGTATTTTAATCCGCTTGGATCAGTTTGACTGACCGGGACGGAATATAAACGATTTTTTCGCTATTCGACCGTCGGCGCAAAAAACGCTGGCGGCCCGCCGTTTCTATTTCCCGTCCAGTCGATGTTCCAAACGGAAATGTAATAAACCGACAACATGAGGAACAGGACAATGGACAAGGTAACCGCCGTTTCACTGATCGAACAGAAAAAAGAGGGGCGAAAGATAACCGCCCTTACAGCCTACGACGCGCCGTTCGCCAAATTGATGGATGAAGCAGGCATCGACGTTATCCTGGTAGGCGATTCGGTAGGCATGACGGTGCTCGGCAGGGAAGATACTCTCTCCGTGACCATGGAGGAGATGATCCATCATACAAGGGCCGTTTCCAGCGTGGTGAAACGCGCCATGGTGGTAGCCGATATGCCATTTATGTCGTTTCAGGTCTCGCCGCAAAAAGCTCTTGAAAACGCCGGTCGGCTCATCAAGGAGGGGCGCGCGCACGGGGTGAAACTTGAAGGGGGGAAGATCATGGCGGATACCATCCGCGCAATTGTGAACGCCGGGATCCCCGTGATGGGGCACGTAGGCCTAACCCCGCAATCGGTACACCAGCTCGGCGGCTACAAGGTGCAGGGAAAGAAATTCGATTCCGCCCGCCAGATACTCGCCGATTCAAGGGGAGTCGAAAAGGCGGGAGCCTTCTCGATAGTGCTCGAGGCGATCCCGGCAGACCTGGCGCAGGCCGTAACCGAAGAGCTTCATATCCCTACCGTCGGAATCGGCGCGGGGCCTCACTGCGACG
The DNA window shown above is from Nitrospinota bacterium and carries:
- the panB gene encoding 3-methyl-2-oxobutanoate hydroxymethyltransferase, which encodes MDKVTAVSLIEQKKEGRKITALTAYDAPFAKLMDEAGIDVILVGDSVGMTVLGREDTLSVTMEEMIHHTRAVSSVVKRAMVVADMPFMSFQVSPQKALENAGRLIKEGRAHGVKLEGGKIMADTIRAIVNAGIPVMGHVGLTPQSVHQLGGYKVQGKKFDSARQILADSRGVEKAGAFSIVLEAIPADLAQAVTEELHIPTVGIGAGPHCDGQILVMQDMLGLSERKAKFVKEFVNIRKIARDAFTAYVDEVRGSAFPSEEHSYKPSKTKLKVVGDEEKKRG